From Crassaminicella indica, one genomic window encodes:
- the dnaK gene encoding molecular chaperone DnaK: protein MGKVIGIDLGTTNSCVAVLEGGEPVVIPNAEGNRTTPSVVAFTKNGERLVGETAKRQAITNPDKTIISIKRHMGTDYKVNIDGKDYSPQEISAMILMKLKADAESYLGEKVTEAVITVPAYFTDSQRQATKDAGKIAGLEVKRIINEPTAASLAYGLDKENEHQKIMVFDLGGGTFDVSVLELGDGVFEVLATHGNNHLGGDDFDQAIIDFLAESFQKEHGVDLRKDKMSLQRLKEAAEKAKKELSSTQTANINLPFITATAEGPLHLNIDLTRAKFNQLTAHLVEATMEPTRKALKDAGLSTGEIDKVILVGGSTRIPAVQEAVKKLTGKEPHKGINPDECVALGAAIQAGVLTGEVKDVLLLDVTPLSLGIETLGGVFTKLIERNTTIPTRKSQIFSTAADNQTTVDIHVLQGERQMASDNVTLGRFQLGGIMPAPRGVPQIEVTFDIDANGIVNVSAKDKGTGKEQKITITASTNLSDEEIEKKIKEAEQYAEEDKKRKEAIEAKNKADTMVYETEKALKEVGDKISTEEKTNIESKLEVLKKALEGDNTKEIKKATEELTSAFHALSQKMYEQAAQQGQGAAESQNTQTQQENVVDADYEVVDDDK from the coding sequence ATGGGTAAGGTAATTGGTATTGACTTAGGAACAACTAATTCATGTGTTGCAGTTTTAGAAGGTGGAGAGCCTGTTGTAATTCCAAATGCTGAAGGTAATAGAACGACACCATCTGTTGTTGCATTTACAAAGAATGGGGAAAGATTAGTAGGAGAAACAGCTAAAAGACAAGCGATTACAAATCCTGATAAGACGATTATATCTATAAAAAGACATATGGGTACTGACTATAAAGTAAATATTGATGGAAAAGATTATTCACCACAAGAAATTTCAGCAATGATTCTTATGAAGTTAAAAGCAGATGCTGAAAGCTATTTAGGTGAAAAGGTTACAGAAGCAGTTATTACTGTTCCTGCATATTTTACAGATAGTCAAAGACAAGCAACAAAGGATGCTGGAAAAATTGCAGGTCTTGAAGTAAAAAGAATTATCAATGAGCCTACAGCAGCATCACTAGCATATGGACTTGACAAAGAAAATGAACATCAAAAAATTATGGTATTTGACTTAGGTGGAGGTACTTTTGATGTTTCTGTTCTAGAGCTTGGAGATGGAGTATTTGAAGTATTAGCTACTCATGGAAATAATCATCTTGGAGGAGATGACTTTGACCAAGCAATTATAGATTTCTTAGCTGAAAGCTTCCAAAAAGAGCATGGCGTTGATTTAAGAAAGGATAAGATGTCTTTACAAAGATTAAAAGAAGCTGCTGAAAAAGCGAAAAAAGAGTTATCAAGTACACAAACAGCGAATATTAATCTTCCTTTTATTACAGCTACAGCAGAGGGACCATTGCACTTAAATATTGATTTGACAAGAGCGAAATTCAATCAGCTTACAGCACATCTAGTTGAAGCTACAATGGAACCAACAAGAAAAGCATTAAAGGATGCAGGGCTTTCAACAGGAGAGATTGATAAGGTGATCCTTGTAGGAGGTTCAACTAGAATTCCAGCAGTGCAAGAAGCTGTTAAAAAACTTACTGGAAAAGAACCTCATAAAGGAATAAATCCAGATGAATGTGTAGCATTAGGAGCTGCTATTCAAGCAGGTGTATTAACAGGAGAAGTAAAAGATGTATTGTTGCTTGATGTAACACCGCTTTCATTAGGAATAGAAACCTTAGGAGGAGTATTTACAAAGCTTATAGAAAGAAATACAACTATTCCTACAAGAAAGAGCCAGATCTTTTCTACTGCAGCAGATAATCAAACAACAGTTGATATTCATGTGCTACAGGGAGAAAGACAAATGGCAAGTGATAATGTAACATTAGGTAGATTCCAACTAGGTGGAATTATGCCAGCACCAAGAGGAGTACCTCAAATTGAAGTAACATTTGATATTGATGCGAATGGTATTGTAAATGTTAGTGCAAAGGATAAAGGTACAGGAAAAGAGCAAAAGATTACAATTACTGCATCAACAAATTTAAGTGATGAAGAAATAGAGAAAAAAATAAAAGAAGCTGAACAGTATGCAGAGGAAGATAAGAAAAGAAAAGAAGCTATTGAAGCAAAAAATAAAGCAGACACAATGGTTTATGAAACGGAAAAAGCTCTAAAAGAAGTTGGAGACAAAATTAGTACTGAAGAAAAAACAAATATCGAATCAAAGCTTGAAGTGCTTAAAAAAGCTTTAGAAGGTGATAATACAAAAGAAATTAAAAAAGCAACAGAAGAATTAACAAGTGCTTTCCATGCATTATCTCAAAAAATGTATGAACAGGCAGCACAGCAAGGTCAAGGAGCAGCTGAGAGTCAAAATACACAAACACAGCAAGAGAATGTTGTAGATGCAGATTATGAAGTTGTAGATGATGATAAATAA
- a CDS encoding 16S rRNA (uracil(1498)-N(3))-methyltransferase gives MHRFFVDRKNISEEKKEIIIDYREDVKHIGKVLRLCKEDCIEVCDGNNNDYIGKIISISKSQIKLEILERKICDTEPQIQVALFQGIPKSSKMDMIVQKCTELGIYKIVPIITERTIVQLKDKKAEIKKIERWQKIADSAAKQCKRGIIPKVEAPLSFEEMLNSLADYDLKIIPYEQEKKVGLKNILSRNKEYKKIAIIIGPEGGFEYEEIIKAHNAGIVPIMLGPRILRTETAGLVALSVLMYEIGDLGGY, from the coding sequence ATGCATAGATTTTTTGTAGATAGAAAAAATATTTCAGAAGAAAAGAAAGAAATTATTATTGATTACAGGGAAGATGTGAAACATATTGGAAAGGTTTTAAGACTTTGTAAAGAGGACTGTATAGAAGTTTGTGATGGGAATAATAATGATTACATAGGAAAAATTATATCTATATCAAAATCGCAAATTAAATTAGAAATTCTTGAGAGAAAAATATGTGATACGGAACCACAAATTCAGGTTGCTCTTTTTCAAGGGATTCCTAAGTCAAGTAAAATGGATATGATTGTACAAAAATGTACTGAATTAGGAATTTATAAAATAGTTCCTATAATAACAGAAAGGACAATTGTACAATTAAAAGATAAAAAAGCTGAAATAAAGAAAATCGAAAGATGGCAAAAAATTGCAGATTCAGCAGCAAAACAATGTAAAAGAGGTATTATACCAAAAGTTGAAGCACCTCTTTCTTTTGAGGAGATGCTTAATAGTTTAGCAGATTATGATTTGAAAATTATACCTTATGAACAGGAGAAAAAAGTAGGACTGAAAAATATTTTAAGTAGAAATAAAGAATATAAAAAGATTGCTATTATTATTGGTCCAGAAGGTGGATTTGAGTACGAAGAGATTATAAAAGCTCATAATGCTGGAATAGTGCCTATTATGTTAGGACCTAGAATATTAAGAACAGAAACTGCTGGCTTGGTAGCTTTAAGCGTATTAATGTATGAGATAGGGGATTTAGGAGGCTATTAG
- the grpE gene encoding nucleotide exchange factor GrpE, with the protein MEGNTYKEEQNDEKVDNKNDEAVNSSLDAEKEVQMDEASVDIKKLQEEKEELNSKYLRMTADFQNYKKRVEKEKSEIYQLANEKLILDLLPIVDNFERAVKSYKDEGKDESFTQGIEMILQQLLDVFKKNGVEEIEALGKEFDPNFHHAVMQEESDEYESNTVIDVFQKGYILNGKTIRPSMVKVVK; encoded by the coding sequence ATGGAAGGGAATACTTATAAAGAAGAGCAAAATGATGAGAAAGTAGATAATAAAAATGATGAAGCTGTAAATAGCAGTTTAGATGCAGAAAAAGAAGTACAAATGGATGAAGCTAGTGTAGATATTAAAAAGTTGCAAGAAGAAAAGGAAGAGCTAAATAGTAAGTATTTGAGAATGACAGCAGATTTTCAAAATTATAAAAAAAGAGTCGAAAAAGAAAAGAGCGAAATCTATCAATTAGCAAATGAAAAATTAATTTTAGATTTACTTCCAATTGTAGACAATTTTGAAAGAGCTGTAAAATCTTATAAAGACGAAGGAAAGGATGAATCTTTTACACAAGGTATAGAGATGATTCTACAGCAACTTTTAGATGTATTCAAAAAAAATGGAGTAGAGGAGATTGAAGCTTTAGGAAAAGAGTTTGATCCAAACTTTCATCATGCTGTAATGCAGGAAGAAAGTGATGAGTATGAAAGCAATACAGTCATAGATGTTTTTCAAAAAGGATATATTCTTAATGGTAAAACAATTCGACCAAGCATGGTTAAAGTTGTAAAATAA
- the dnaJ gene encoding molecular chaperone DnaJ — MSKRDYYEVLGVDRGADEQTIKRAYRKLAMKYHPDRNPGDKEAEEKFKEVNEAYEILSDPNKKARYDQFGHAGVDGNAQGGFGGAAGFGGFEDIFGDIFDIFGGGFSSSRRKAGPKKGADLRYELAITFEEAAFGADKEVIIRRHEKCSTCNGTGAKPGTSKKTCSKCNGTGEVRYATRTPLGQFVNVKTCDVCNGEGYIIENPCIKCNGTGKELKQKKIQIKVPAGVDTGSVIPLRGEGEPGEKGGPNGDLYIVLRVRPHEIFKRDGNDVICEIPITFVQAALGDELIVPSLDGKIKYKIPEGTQSGTIFRIKGKGIPSLRGYGRGDLYVKVIVEVPKKLNEKQKELLRQFADIMGEDVHEQRKSFFDKVKEVFGI; from the coding sequence GTGTCTAAAAGAGATTATTATGAAGTTTTAGGCGTTGACCGTGGTGCTGATGAGCAAACAATAAAGAGAGCTTATAGAAAATTAGCTATGAAATATCATCCAGATAGAAATCCTGGAGATAAAGAGGCGGAAGAGAAGTTTAAAGAAGTCAATGAAGCTTATGAAATATTAAGTGATCCAAATAAAAAAGCAAGATATGATCAATTCGGTCATGCAGGTGTAGATGGTAATGCACAGGGTGGATTTGGCGGAGCAGCTGGATTCGGTGGATTTGAAGATATATTTGGAGATATATTTGACATATTTGGCGGAGGCTTTTCAAGCTCAAGAAGAAAAGCAGGACCTAAAAAGGGTGCTGATTTAAGATATGAATTAGCTATAACCTTTGAAGAAGCTGCTTTTGGAGCTGATAAAGAGGTAATTATTAGAAGACATGAAAAATGCAGCACATGTAATGGTACAGGAGCAAAGCCTGGAACAAGTAAAAAGACTTGTAGCAAATGTAATGGAACAGGAGAAGTACGTTATGCAACAAGAACACCATTAGGACAATTTGTAAATGTAAAAACTTGTGATGTATGTAATGGAGAAGGTTATATTATAGAAAATCCTTGTATAAAATGCAATGGAACAGGAAAAGAATTAAAACAAAAGAAAATACAAATAAAAGTTCCAGCAGGCGTGGATACGGGTTCTGTTATTCCGCTCAGAGGAGAAGGTGAACCAGGAGAAAAAGGTGGACCTAATGGGGATTTATATATTGTTTTAAGAGTAAGACCGCATGAGATATTTAAAAGAGATGGAAATGATGTGATTTGCGAGATTCCAATTACTTTTGTACAGGCAGCATTAGGAGATGAATTAATTGTTCCTAGTTTAGATGGTAAAATTAAGTATAAGATTCCAGAAGGAACACAAAGTGGAACGATATTTAGAATAAAAGGTAAAGGAATACCAAGCTTAAGGGGTTATGGAAGAGGTGACCTTTACGTAAAAGTTATAGTAGAAGTTCCTAAAAAATTAAATGAAAAACAAAAAGAATTATTAAGACAATTTGCAGATATAATGGGCGAAGATGTACATGAACAAAGAAAATCCTTTTTTGATAAAGTAAAAGAGGTTTTTGGTATTTAA
- the mtaB gene encoding tRNA (N(6)-L-threonylcarbamoyladenosine(37)-C(2))-methylthiotransferase MtaB: protein MENKNREKVDLSLDAETFYKKYGRKKIISFITLGCKVNQYETEAMGEIFEKSGYRIVDSEDHADVYVINTCTVTNLGDRKSRQFIRRAKRKNPKAIIAVVGCYSQTAPEEVSAIEGVNVILGTNDRKKIVEYVENAQVENEKINAVGNIMKIKEFEEMTIGEIKGKTRAYLKIQEGCNQYCTYCIIPYARGPIRSRKPEDIIKEVQRLAKNNFKEIVLTGIHVASYGKDLKNTSLLDVILKVHEVEGIERIRLSSIEPTIMTEEFVSTLATLQKVCPHFHLSLQSGCDETLKRMNRKYTTSEYKLIVERIKKYMPDVSITTDIMVGFPGETEEEFEKTMQFVKEIGFSQIHVFKYSKRKGTPAAGFKNQVPSQIKSMRSERLIALAEEGLNNYHKKFIGTKRTVLFETASNEMKGYYEGLTDNYIRVFCKSKENLEGKILQVVLEKISGEGVIGKIVNQ, encoded by the coding sequence ATGGAAAATAAAAATAGAGAAAAAGTTGACCTAAGCCTTGACGCAGAAACGTTTTACAAGAAATATGGACGTAAAAAAATCATATCTTTCATAACTCTCGGTTGCAAGGTGAATCAGTATGAAACAGAGGCCATGGGAGAGATTTTTGAAAAATCAGGATATAGGATTGTAGATAGTGAAGATCATGCAGATGTATATGTGATAAATACTTGTACAGTTACAAATTTAGGAGATCGAAAATCAAGGCAGTTTATTCGCAGGGCAAAAAGAAAAAACCCTAAAGCGATTATTGCAGTAGTAGGATGTTATTCTCAAACAGCCCCTGAAGAAGTATCAGCTATTGAAGGGGTGAATGTTATTTTAGGGACAAATGATCGAAAAAAAATAGTTGAATATGTAGAAAATGCACAAGTAGAAAATGAAAAAATTAATGCTGTTGGAAATATTATGAAAATAAAAGAGTTTGAAGAGATGACTATAGGAGAAATAAAAGGGAAAACAAGAGCATATCTTAAAATTCAAGAGGGATGTAATCAATATTGCACATATTGTATTATTCCATATGCAAGAGGACCTATTAGAAGTAGAAAGCCAGAAGATATTATAAAAGAAGTACAAAGACTTGCAAAGAATAATTTTAAAGAGATTGTGCTTACAGGTATTCATGTTGCTTCCTATGGAAAGGATCTAAAAAATACATCTCTATTAGATGTAATACTTAAAGTTCATGAAGTTGAAGGCATTGAAAGAATTAGATTAAGTTCTATTGAACCAACTATCATGACAGAGGAATTTGTAAGTACGCTTGCAACTCTACAAAAGGTTTGTCCACATTTTCATTTATCTCTTCAAAGTGGATGTGATGAGACGCTGAAGAGAATGAATAGAAAATATACAACAAGTGAATATAAACTTATTGTAGAAAGAATAAAAAAATATATGCCTGATGTGTCTATTACAACAGATATTATGGTAGGATTTCCTGGAGAGACGGAGGAAGAATTTGAAAAAACAATGCAATTTGTAAAAGAAATAGGCTTTAGCCAGATACATGTATTTAAATATTCTAAAAGAAAAGGAACGCCAGCAGCAGGATTTAAAAATCAAGTACCTTCTCAAATTAAAAGCATGCGAAGTGAAAGGTTGATAGCATTAGCAGAAGAAGGTTTGAACAATTATCATAAGAAATTTATCGGTACAAAAAGGACAGTTCTTTTTGAAACTGCAAGCAATGAAATGAAAGGCTATTATGAAGGCTTGACGGATAATTATATAAGAGTATTTTGCAAATCTAAAGAAAATTTAGAAGGAAAAATATTACAAGTGGTATTAGAGAAAATATCAGGAGAAGGCGTTATCGGAAAAATAGTCAATCAATAG
- the prmA gene encoding 50S ribosomal protein L11 methyltransferase, whose protein sequence is MKWIEVKIKTTTEAVEAVANILYDVGVGGVAIEDPNDPIFKEKQSGDWDYLDESILQSDYEGAIVTGYLPESEDLLDKIELIKQNVEKIPQYNLDKGLGEVTTSEVYEEDWANAWKKYYKPKKIGDQVVIKPSWEEYTPSLDEIVIELDPGMAFGTGTHETTMMCIQNLEKYVKDTSTVFDIGCGSGILSIVAAKLGAKKVIGVDLDEVAVEASKRNVLDNGVENIVTIKHGNLMDVIDGQADIVVANIIADVIIYLSSFIGDFMKKDSIFIASGIILEKVDEVIAALEKNKMEIIDVNKKGEWAAIVSKPKGDKGNA, encoded by the coding sequence ATGAAATGGATAGAAGTAAAAATTAAAACGACTACAGAGGCTGTTGAAGCGGTAGCAAATATTTTATATGATGTAGGTGTAGGTGGTGTTGCCATAGAAGATCCAAATGATCCTATTTTTAAAGAAAAGCAATCAGGGGATTGGGATTATTTAGATGAATCGATTTTACAAAGTGATTATGAAGGAGCTATTGTAACGGGATATCTTCCAGAGAGTGAAGACCTATTAGACAAAATAGAATTAATAAAACAGAATGTAGAAAAAATACCACAATATAATCTTGATAAAGGATTAGGAGAAGTGACAACATCAGAAGTTTATGAAGAGGATTGGGCGAATGCATGGAAAAAATATTATAAACCTAAAAAAATAGGGGATCAAGTAGTAATAAAGCCTTCTTGGGAAGAATATACACCTTCTCTTGATGAAATTGTTATAGAGCTTGACCCTGGAATGGCATTTGGAACAGGAACCCATGAAACAACTATGATGTGCATCCAAAATTTAGAAAAATATGTAAAAGATACGTCAACTGTATTTGATATTGGCTGTGGAAGTGGAATACTTTCTATTGTAGCTGCCAAACTAGGAGCAAAAAAAGTAATTGGTGTTGATTTAGATGAAGTAGCTGTAGAAGCATCAAAGAGAAATGTATTAGATAATGGTGTAGAAAATATAGTTACAATTAAACATGGAAATTTAATGGATGTAATAGATGGTCAGGCAGATATAGTTGTTGCAAATATTATTGCAGATGTGATTATATATTTATCTAGCTTTATAGGAGATTTTATGAAAAAGGATAGTATTTTTATTGCTTCTGGTATTATTCTTGAAAAAGTTGATGAAGTGATTGCAGCCTTAGAAAAGAATAAAATGGAAATTATAGATGTTAACAAGAAGGGTGAATGGGCAGCTATTGTTTCGAAACCAAAGGGTGACAAAGGAAATGCATAG
- a CDS encoding prenyltransferase/squalene oxidase repeat-containing protein: MIVSIEKARYFVYDKGLLWEKQLFDYLFCKGNLKKLHQSLLCYKNDDGGWANGIEHDVKCPDSNPISLEFLLTVVRDTGIPIGNLLDGTVDWLERNINEDGSFRSPDTLYQYPHAWWMAKDIDQTIPDSIVGNLKKLGLCTPVLEESAKKWVSQNLTVKKILSNKWLFMAYHAFDYFSSIEESEENKNVKEAMMKNILECAKNATEKQYHTLFQFVKSPEDKLAKYMPNTIINSFLDYLYTSQRDDGGWNDEHELEYWQPYVTIQVLCALKNFGRI, translated from the coding sequence ATGATAGTTTCTATTGAGAAAGCAAGATATTTCGTATATGATAAAGGCTTATTATGGGAAAAACAATTATTTGATTATCTATTTTGTAAAGGGAATCTTAAAAAATTACATCAGTCACTTTTATGTTATAAAAATGATGATGGAGGGTGGGCTAATGGAATTGAACATGATGTAAAATGTCCAGATTCAAATCCTATATCTCTTGAATTCTTACTGACAGTTGTAAGAGATACAGGGATACCAATAGGTAACTTGCTAGATGGAACAGTAGACTGGCTTGAAAGAAATATTAATGAGGATGGTTCGTTTAGATCTCCAGATACACTATATCAATATCCTCATGCTTGGTGGATGGCAAAAGATATTGATCAAACTATTCCAGATTCAATAGTGGGCAATTTAAAGAAATTAGGATTATGTACTCCTGTTTTAGAAGAATCTGCGAAAAAATGGGTCTCTCAAAATTTAACTGTAAAAAAGATATTGTCTAATAAATGGCTTTTTATGGCATACCATGCCTTTGATTACTTCTCAAGTATAGAAGAAAGTGAAGAAAACAAAAATGTAAAAGAAGCTATGATGAAAAATATATTAGAGTGTGCAAAAAATGCCACAGAAAAACAATATCATACATTGTTTCAGTTTGTAAAATCACCAGAGGACAAACTAGCAAAGTATATGCCCAATACTATTATTAATAGTTTTTTAGATTATTTATATACTTCTCAGAGAGATGATGGAGGATGGAATGATGAACATGAATTAGAATATTGGCAGCCATACGTTACTATTCAAGTTCTATGTGCATTAAAAAACTTTGGGCGGATATAA